Proteins from a genomic interval of Methanofollis formosanus:
- the rqcH gene encoding ribosome rescue protein RqcH, with amino-acid sequence MADQKGMSGIDVRAMTAELSAMLPLWVGKIYQYDTRTLGIRLNGEEGAKYHFFVEVGRRAHLVGSLPEAPKFPLSYAMLLRKHLDGGKVVEVGQYGLQRIFYIDVGKKGGTLRLVFELFDDGNIVLIGDDGMIIKPLWHHRFKDRAVVPGEPYALPEGTDCSGYDEEGFAAMLAASDRDLVRTLAVSCLLGGKYAEVICADAGLDKNMPAPEADAGAVYAAFHRTLATIEGDRHPVITDKGCWPVGGIGEEQKAFSTYNEALEAFYPMTAAEKKAEKKKPKLSREEVIRQQQEAAIKKFDGKVARAEKAIEAVYTNYTVVQEVIAVLDPASRERSWQEIEAVLKGSDLPAARVIAAVHPADAAVDLDLEGVRVKIYVHEGVETNLEHYYDQIKKFKKKKQGALDAMARGVPKKKEKPKETFTILKAKWFHRFRWFYTSDGVLVLGGRDASQNEELVKRYMEGKDTFVHADVHGGSVVIVKGETAHLEDEVAQFAASYSNAWKAGHFTADVYMARPDQVSKTPESGEYVARGAFIIRGERRYVRNVTLGAAIGVQFKPSVAVIGGPIAAVKERAEHVLELTPGTFGPNDVAKKAQRILKEQVGEDTWKNLRVALNTEAIAAFVPPGGTDIVGEE; translated from the coding sequence ATGGCAGACCAGAAGGGGATGAGCGGGATCGACGTCAGGGCGATGACGGCCGAGCTTTCGGCGATGCTTCCGCTCTGGGTGGGCAAGATCTACCAGTACGACACCAGGACCCTGGGCATCAGGCTCAATGGCGAGGAGGGAGCCAAATATCATTTCTTCGTCGAGGTCGGCCGGCGGGCCCACCTCGTCGGTTCCCTCCCCGAGGCCCCGAAGTTTCCCCTCAGTTACGCGATGCTGCTGCGCAAGCACCTGGATGGGGGGAAGGTGGTGGAGGTCGGGCAGTACGGCCTCCAGCGGATCTTCTATATCGATGTCGGAAAGAAGGGGGGGACGCTCAGGCTCGTCTTCGAACTCTTCGACGACGGCAACATCGTCCTCATCGGCGATGACGGCATGATCATCAAACCGCTCTGGCACCACCGGTTCAAGGACCGGGCGGTCGTGCCCGGCGAGCCCTACGCCCTTCCCGAGGGGACCGACTGCAGCGGGTACGACGAGGAGGGGTTTGCCGCGATGCTCGCGGCATCGGATCGCGACCTGGTCAGGACGCTGGCCGTCAGCTGTCTCCTCGGCGGGAAATATGCCGAGGTGATCTGTGCCGACGCCGGACTCGACAAGAACATGCCCGCCCCTGAGGCCGATGCCGGGGCGGTCTATGCGGCCTTCCACCGGACCCTTGCGACGATCGAGGGGGACCGCCACCCGGTGATCACCGATAAGGGGTGCTGGCCGGTCGGGGGGATCGGCGAGGAGCAGAAGGCGTTTTCGACCTACAACGAGGCGCTGGAAGCCTTCTACCCGATGACGGCGGCCGAGAAGAAGGCCGAGAAGAAGAAGCCGAAACTCTCCAGGGAGGAGGTGATCCGCCAGCAGCAGGAGGCGGCGATCAAGAAGTTCGACGGGAAGGTCGCCAGGGCCGAGAAGGCGATCGAGGCCGTCTACACCAACTACACCGTGGTGCAGGAGGTGATCGCCGTCCTGGACCCGGCGAGCCGCGAGCGCTCCTGGCAGGAGATCGAGGCGGTGCTGAAGGGGAGCGACCTCCCGGCGGCCCGGGTGATCGCGGCCGTCCACCCGGCCGATGCGGCCGTTGACCTCGACCTGGAGGGGGTGCGGGTGAAGATCTACGTCCACGAGGGCGTGGAGACAAACCTGGAACACTACTACGACCAGATCAAGAAGTTCAAGAAGAAGAAGCAGGGCGCCCTCGACGCGATGGCACGCGGCGTGCCGAAGAAGAAGGAGAAGCCCAAAGAGACCTTCACGATCCTGAAGGCGAAGTGGTTCCACCGGTTCAGGTGGTTCTACACCTCAGACGGCGTCCTGGTCCTCGGCGGGAGGGACGCCTCCCAGAACGAGGAACTGGTGAAGCGTTACATGGAAGGGAAGGACACCTTCGTGCATGCCGACGTGCACGGCGGGTCGGTGGTCATCGTCAAGGGCGAGACCGCCCATCTGGAAGACGAGGTGGCCCAGTTTGCCGCCTCGTACTCGAATGCCTGGAAGGCCGGGCACTTCACCGCCGATGTCTATATGGCACGGCCCGACCAGGTGAGCAAGACGCCCGAGTCCGGCGAGTACGTGGCGCGGGGTGCGTTCATCATCAGGGGCGAGCGGCGGTATGTCCGTAACGTCACCCTGGGGGCGGCCATCGGGGTGCAGTTCAAACCGAGCGTGGCGGTGATCGGCGGGCCGATCGCAGCGGTGAAGGAGCGGGCCGAGCATGTCCTCGAACTGACGCCCGGCACCTTCGGCCCCAACGACGTCGCGAAGAAGGCCCAGCGGATCCTGAAAGAGCAGGTCGGCGAAGATACCTGGAAGAATCTGCGGGTCGCCCTGAACACCGAGGCGATCGCCGCCTTCGTCCCGCCGGGCGGCACCGACATCGTGGGAGAGGAATGA
- a CDS encoding ribosome biogenesis/translation initiation ATPase RLI — protein sequence MRIAVVHKDKCHSKKCGKECIIYCPRVRSGDETVLLDEDGKAVISEELCVGCGICVKKCPFEAIDIVNLPEELEYPTHRYGPNTFVLYGLPIPVEGKVTGILGPNGIGKSTSLQILSGQIRPNLGIFEETVAWDEILKRFAGTELFDYLKHISGKEIKVAVKPQYVTYIPKAFSGTVRELLASTDERGALDHLVEDLTLGSILDREIKNLSGGELQRVAIAACLAREADFYFLDEITPYLDIYQRMAAANLIREVAGNRPVVIVEHDLAILDMLADTVHVAYGKPAVFGVITGPKGVRVGINEYLEGYLPEENVRFRDSAVVFEKRAHAEETIREDLFSFPEMTKSYDRFTLTVKGGEVKKGEVLGLVGPNGIGKSTFAKLLAGVEEPDGGPVEGKVTISYKPQYVKADSADTVEFMLRQITRRFDTSFYQHEVIEPLGLKQILQSPVNTLSGGELQRVAIAACLSRDADLYILDEPSAHLDVEQRMGLTKVLKHHAEGKECGVIVIDHDIYLIDMISERLVVFDGKPGVAGEAKGPFSMRDGMNLFLSELGVTFRRDKTGRPRINKPGSYLDREQRSHGEYYYALPDSE from the coding sequence ATGCGCATAGCGGTCGTCCACAAAGACAAGTGTCATTCCAAGAAGTGCGGAAAAGAGTGCATCATCTACTGCCCCAGAGTGCGGTCCGGCGACGAGACCGTCCTCCTCGACGAGGACGGCAAGGCCGTGATCTCCGAGGAACTCTGTGTCGGGTGCGGCATATGCGTGAAGAAGTGTCCGTTTGAAGCGATCGATATCGTGAACCTCCCCGAGGAACTCGAATACCCGACCCACCGGTACGGGCCGAACACCTTCGTGCTGTACGGCCTGCCCATCCCGGTGGAGGGGAAGGTGACCGGGATCCTGGGACCCAACGGTATCGGGAAGTCCACCTCTCTCCAGATCCTCTCCGGCCAGATCCGGCCGAACCTGGGGATCTTCGAGGAGACGGTTGCCTGGGACGAGATCCTGAAGCGGTTTGCCGGGACCGAACTCTTCGACTATCTCAAGCATATCTCGGGCAAGGAGATCAAGGTCGCGGTCAAGCCCCAATACGTCACCTATATCCCGAAGGCCTTCTCGGGGACGGTGCGGGAACTGCTCGCCTCCACCGACGAGCGAGGGGCGCTCGACCACCTGGTCGAGGATCTCACCCTCGGCTCGATCCTGGACCGGGAGATCAAGAACCTCTCGGGCGGCGAACTGCAGCGGGTGGCCATCGCCGCCTGTCTGGCCAGGGAGGCCGACTTCTACTTCCTCGACGAGATCACGCCGTACCTGGATATCTACCAGCGGATGGCGGCGGCGAACCTGATCCGGGAAGTGGCCGGGAACCGGCCGGTGGTGATCGTGGAGCACGACCTCGCGATCCTGGACATGCTCGCCGATACGGTGCATGTGGCGTACGGCAAACCGGCGGTCTTCGGCGTGATCACCGGGCCGAAGGGCGTGCGGGTCGGGATCAACGAGTACCTCGAAGGTTACCTGCCCGAGGAGAACGTGCGGTTCAGGGACTCGGCGGTGGTCTTCGAGAAGCGGGCCCATGCCGAGGAGACGATCCGGGAAGATCTCTTCTCCTTCCCCGAGATGACGAAGTCGTACGACCGGTTCACCCTCACGGTGAAGGGCGGCGAGGTGAAGAAGGGCGAGGTGCTCGGCCTCGTCGGGCCGAACGGGATCGGGAAGTCGACCTTCGCCAAACTTCTCGCCGGGGTGGAAGAGCCCGACGGCGGCCCGGTCGAGGGGAAGGTCACGATCTCGTACAAACCCCAGTACGTGAAGGCCGACTCGGCCGACACCGTGGAGTTCATGCTCAGGCAGATCACCCGGCGCTTCGACACCTCCTTCTACCAGCACGAGGTGATCGAGCCCCTCGGCCTCAAGCAGATCCTCCAGTCGCCGGTCAACACGCTCTCAGGCGGCGAACTGCAGCGGGTGGCCATCGCCGCCTGTCTCTCCAGGGACGCCGACCTCTACATCCTCGACGAACCGAGCGCCCACCTCGACGTGGAGCAGCGGATGGGCCTGACGAAGGTGCTCAAGCACCATGCCGAAGGGAAGGAGTGCGGGGTGATCGTCATCGATCACGACATCTATCTCATCGACATGATCTCTGAGCGTCTCGTGGTCTTCGACGGCAAGCCCGGTGTGGCGGGCGAGGCGAAGGGGCCGTTCTCGATGCGGGACGGCATGAACCTCTTCCTCTCCGAACTCGGCGTCACCTTCAGGCGGGACAAGACCGGGAGGCCCAGGATCAACAAGCCGGGCTCGTATCTCGACCGCGAGCAGCGCTCGCATGGCGAGTATTACTACGCCCTGCCTGATAGTGAGTGA
- a CDS encoding class I SAM-dependent methyltransferase produces the protein MKNFPDTTEESRHRWETNADYWDARMGDDSNFFHCSIVRPHTEVLLDIREGDLVLDVACGNGNFSQRLAEKGAQVVAFDYSEKLVAHAKRRRSAYPAQISFHTCDATDKNQILSLAQERSFDKAVANMAVMDIADIGPLLHGMYDMLKPGGIFVFSTHHPCFVRPEEQYRTACTHEGVAIRGQPVLQLYYHRSLQDIFHQCFDAGFVLDGFYEETDDDTEKPVVIIVRLKKI, from the coding sequence ATGAAGAACTTTCCTGATACTACAGAAGAAAGCAGGCATCGCTGGGAAACAAATGCAGACTACTGGGATGCCCGGATGGGAGATGATTCCAACTTTTTCCATTGTTCTATAGTACGCCCGCATACCGAAGTCCTGCTTGATATTCGGGAAGGAGATCTGGTTCTCGACGTTGCCTGCGGGAACGGTAATTTTTCCCAGAGGCTTGCAGAAAAAGGAGCACAGGTTGTTGCATTCGATTACAGCGAAAAACTTGTCGCACACGCAAAACGCCGCCGTTCTGCATATCCGGCGCAGATCTCATTTCATACCTGTGACGCCACGGATAAAAACCAGATCCTTTCCCTGGCACAGGAACGCTCGTTTGACAAGGCGGTCGCAAATATGGCGGTCATGGATATAGCAGATATAGGTCCGTTGCTTCACGGGATGTATGATATGCTGAAGCCCGGCGGTATCTTTGTCTTCTCCACTCACCACCCGTGTTTTGTCAGGCCGGAAGAACAGTACCGCACCGCCTGCACCCACGAGGGTGTGGCAATCCGGGGACAGCCGGTTCTCCAGCTTTATTATCACCGGTCATTGCAGGATATCTTCCATCAATGCTTTGATGCCGGGTTTGTACTGGATGGTTTTTACGAGGAAACGGATGATGACACTGAGAAGCCGGTCGTTATTATTGTCAGGCTGAAGAAAATCTAA
- a CDS encoding flavodoxin family protein, with protein MTKVVAFNGSPRKNGNTSILIGLMLEELRKEGIETEEISLSGRVARGCTACMKCFEKKDGHCVFDDDCVNDCIDRMVEADGIILGSPVYFTDVTAEMKALIDRAGLVSMANGGLYRRKVAQAAVAVRRSGTFHTLDTLLHFLLIGGMTVPGFPVVGVGREIGEVLEDEEGLMRAKDAGKNMAWLLKKCENNEELS; from the coding sequence ATGACAAAAGTCGTTGCATTTAACGGCAGCCCCCGAAAAAATGGGAACACCTCTATCCTTATCGGGCTGATGCTCGAAGAACTCAGGAAAGAAGGGATCGAGACCGAGGAGATCTCTCTCAGCGGACGCGTCGCACGGGGATGCACTGCCTGCATGAAATGCTTTGAGAAGAAGGACGGGCATTGCGTCTTTGATGATGATTGTGTCAACGACTGCATCGACAGGATGGTTGAAGCGGACGGCATTATTCTCGGTTCGCCGGTCTACTTCACCGATGTCACCGCCGAGATGAAGGCCCTGATCGACCGGGCAGGCCTGGTGTCCATGGCAAACGGTGGACTCTACCGGCGCAAGGTGGCGCAGGCCGCGGTCGCGGTGCGGCGGAGCGGGACGTTCCATACCCTTGACACCCTTCTGCATTTCCTGCTCATAGGCGGGATGACAGTGCCGGGATTCCCGGTTGTCGGTGTCGGAAGAGAGATCGGGGAGGTTCTTGAAGATGAGGAAGGCCTGATGCGGGCAAAAGACGCAGGGAAGAACATGGCATGGCTCCTGAAAAAATGTGAGAATAATGAAGAACTTTCCTGA
- a CDS encoding PepSY domain-containing protein, with protein sequence MIYLLVTALLAGCVLLGAAMLLSPTEEKQASAEIDMNESAARSIVRAEIPAAEMPVEGNLMDDAPEDPVWEFQVRSKDQGSGVIGIDAKTGEVSYAYGEIADRAGVNTGISMEKAGEIAGNHLRGEEIEGTLTDPDVSYEPPHFAGDIGRYRVTYVRMIDGIPSFDGVRIFIDPEDGTVLKYHINWDLPATIETDPTPTLSAAEATVILTTAMEEKRGSKGMTILSTELYWYEGDSEQISLAWKIEFEDDYVRPYDAGPASAWLDAHTGEELLLCYYLD encoded by the coding sequence GTGATCTATCTCCTCGTCACCGCCCTCCTTGCAGGATGCGTCCTGCTGGGGGCGGCAATGCTCCTCTCACCGACTGAAGAAAAACAGGCGAGCGCAGAGATCGATATGAACGAGAGCGCGGCACGCTCGATCGTACGCGCCGAGATCCCTGCCGCAGAGATGCCAGTGGAAGGAAACCTCATGGACGACGCTCCTGAAGACCCGGTCTGGGAGTTTCAAGTCCGCTCGAAAGATCAGGGATCAGGAGTGATCGGGATCGACGCAAAAACCGGAGAAGTGTCGTACGCCTACGGCGAGATCGCGGATCGTGCGGGGGTGAATACCGGCATCAGTATGGAGAAGGCAGGAGAGATCGCTGGAAATCATCTCAGGGGCGAAGAGATCGAAGGCACCCTCACCGATCCCGATGTGTCGTACGAACCCCCGCACTTTGCCGGGGATATCGGACGCTACCGGGTCACCTATGTGCGGATGATCGACGGGATCCCCTCCTTTGACGGCGTCCGGATATTCATCGATCCAGAGGACGGCACGGTCCTGAAATATCATATCAATTGGGACCTCCCTGCGACGATCGAGACCGACCCGACCCCCACCCTCTCCGCCGCAGAGGCTACCGTGATCCTGACGACCGCCATGGAAGAGAAACGCGGGTCGAAGGGGATGACGATCCTCTCGACCGAATTATACTGGTATGAAGGGGACAGCGAGCAGATCTCTCTGGCCTGGAAGATCGAGTTCGAAGACGATTATGTCAGGCCTTATGACGCGGGCCCGGCGAGCGCCTGGCTCGACGCGCATACCGGCGAGGAACTCCTCCTCTGCTACTACTTAGACTGA
- the speB gene encoding agmatinase — translation MEAFLNNLFADAEAEYTDARYVVFGVPYDGTSSYRAGSREAPGAIRAVSYNFETYLPSVGVDLWEVPVTDLGDLEPLSLPDLVVGQVEETAAMIAADGKIPVMIGGEHTITPGAVKAVKPQCYVVCDAHLDLRDEFGGTKWNHACATRRVMDLDVEDIFVIGARSGPAEEFELVEESERLHMYTADEVRARGIASVIEEIKEIIGDRSLYLSVDADAVDCCLTPGLGTPEPFGITTWDLRSVVRAFAARASGFDYVEVCPVDAGQTAAVAAKLIREFIAWNWAGKEGL, via the coding sequence ATGGAAGCATTCTTAAATAACCTTTTTGCGGACGCCGAGGCCGAATATACCGATGCGCGGTATGTGGTCTTCGGCGTGCCTTATGACGGTACGTCGTCATATCGCGCGGGATCGCGCGAGGCGCCCGGGGCGATTAGGGCCGTGTCGTACAACTTCGAGACCTATCTTCCGAGCGTCGGCGTCGACCTCTGGGAGGTGCCGGTCACCGATCTCGGCGATCTCGAACCGCTCTCCCTCCCCGATCTGGTGGTCGGGCAGGTGGAGGAGACGGCGGCGATGATCGCCGCCGACGGGAAGATCCCGGTCATGATCGGCGGCGAGCACACGATCACGCCCGGTGCGGTGAAGGCGGTGAAGCCTCAGTGCTATGTCGTCTGCGACGCCCACCTGGACCTGCGCGACGAGTTCGGCGGGACGAAATGGAACCATGCCTGCGCGACCCGCCGGGTGATGGACCTGGACGTCGAGGACATCTTTGTCATCGGGGCGCGGAGCGGACCTGCCGAGGAGTTCGAGCTCGTCGAGGAGTCGGAGCGGCTTCATATGTATACGGCCGACGAGGTGCGGGCACGGGGGATTGCGTCGGTGATCGAGGAGATCAAGGAGATCATCGGCGACCGGAGCCTGTACCTCTCCGTCGACGCCGACGCCGTCGACTGCTGTCTTACCCCGGGCCTGGGGACGCCCGAACCCTTCGGGATCACCACCTGGGATCTCCGCAGTGTGGTGCGCGCCTTTGCCGCACGGGCGTCGGGCTTCGACTATGTCGAGGTCTGCCCGGTCGACGCCGGTCAGACGGCGGCCGTCGCCGCAAAACTGATCAGAGAGTTCATCGCCTGGAACTGGGCGGGGAAAGAGGGACTCTGA
- a CDS encoding translation initiation factor IF-5A — MKEQTETGKLKEGRYVVVDDEPCKILTIATSKPGKHGAAKARIDVVGIFDGQKRSIVQPVSAKVYVPIVERKMAQIISVAGNTVQLMDVKDFEMFELELSEDVVSKLEAGQEIQYIEALNKRKLDL; from the coding sequence ATGAAGGAACAGACTGAAACTGGAAAATTAAAGGAAGGCAGGTACGTTGTGGTCGATGATGAGCCCTGCAAGATTCTCACGATCGCCACCTCCAAGCCGGGGAAGCACGGTGCGGCAAAGGCACGTATCGACGTAGTCGGGATCTTCGACGGGCAGAAGCGCTCCATCGTACAGCCGGTCTCGGCAAAGGTCTATGTGCCGATCGTCGAGCGCAAGATGGCCCAGATCATCTCGGTCGCCGGCAACACCGTCCAGCTGATGGACGTCAAGGACTTCGAGATGTTCGAACTCGAACTCTCCGAGGACGTCGTCTCCAAGCTTGAGGCCGGGCAGGAGATCCAGTATATCGAGGCGCTCAACAAGCGGAAACTGGACCTCTGA
- a CDS encoding bifunctional fructose-bisphosphatase/inositol-phosphate phosphatase gives MDFIRWCEDLADRVEDAVREIAGTPEGGRYIKMGADGTPTERIDQVAEDCVVAALQEEPVCKRLISEELGRMEVGGEKGTIYLDPVDGTYNAVHGIPFYTLSIGYGEEGVLKKGFIRDLCTHETFWGEIGKGAYVNGRPCRVSKTAYLKESALSVYGRKFDPSSVLRLGQQVRRWRLLGASSLELAYVACGRLDGFVDVRNTLRITDAAAGIVLCHAAGGTVTDLDGQPITFPDEVSMGRCLIATNGIIHNKVIEYLR, from the coding sequence ATGGACTTTATACGATGGTGCGAAGACCTGGCCGACAGGGTGGAGGATGCGGTCAGGGAGATCGCAGGCACGCCGGAAGGTGGAAGATATATCAAGATGGGCGCCGACGGCACCCCGACCGAGCGGATCGACCAGGTCGCGGAGGACTGCGTCGTGGCGGCCCTGCAGGAGGAACCGGTCTGTAAACGCCTGATATCCGAGGAACTCGGGCGCATGGAGGTCGGCGGAGAGAAGGGCACCATCTATCTCGATCCGGTCGACGGGACCTACAACGCGGTGCACGGGATCCCCTTCTACACCCTCTCGATCGGGTACGGCGAGGAGGGCGTCCTGAAGAAAGGGTTTATCAGAGACCTCTGCACTCACGAGACTTTCTGGGGTGAGATCGGCAAGGGCGCATATGTCAACGGTCGACCGTGCCGGGTCTCGAAGACCGCCTATCTCAAAGAAAGCGCGCTTTCGGTCTACGGACGCAAGTTCGACCCGAGCAGCGTCCTCCGCCTCGGCCAGCAGGTCCGGCGGTGGCGGCTCCTCGGGGCGTCCTCGCTCGAACTCGCCTACGTCGCCTGCGGACGGCTCGACGGGTTCGTGGACGTCAGGAACACCCTGCGGATCACCGACGCCGCCGCCGGGATCGTCCTCTGCCACGCGGCGGGCGGCACGGTCACTGACCTGGACGGCCAACCGATCACCTTCCCCGACGAGGTGAGCATGGGGCGTTGCCTCATCGCCACCAACGGCATCATCCATAACAAGGTCATCGAATATCTGAGGTAA
- a CDS encoding NAD(+)/NADH kinase produces the protein MKTLLISRIDKPEVLAYAGEVERLLLSYGYHVALEGSTAIAMGREEDGEWLDETDADIVVAIGGDGTVLLAVQKMRRQIPVIGINKGHVGFLAELESGEVPAFFRNLQRRMRLELRMRIALSTDSEHLGEALNEAVIVTARPAKMLRFTIVIDGVEVEEFRADGLIVATPTGSTAYAMSGGGPIVDPKFDGFLLVPLAPYMLSSRPHLIDSSRDLKIRLESAKPAQIVLDGRGSVPIGTNVELTVRRAENPAVFIDAGKNFFLKVREKLHSL, from the coding sequence GTGAAAACACTCCTGATATCGCGGATCGATAAGCCCGAGGTGCTGGCCTACGCCGGCGAGGTGGAGCGTCTCCTCCTCTCGTACGGGTATCATGTGGCCCTCGAAGGGAGCACGGCCATCGCCATGGGGCGTGAAGAAGACGGGGAATGGCTCGACGAGACCGATGCCGATATCGTCGTCGCCATCGGCGGGGACGGGACGGTGCTCCTCGCGGTCCAGAAGATGAGACGGCAGATCCCGGTGATCGGGATCAACAAGGGGCATGTGGGCTTTCTCGCCGAACTCGAGTCCGGAGAGGTGCCGGCGTTCTTCCGCAACCTCCAGAGGCGGATGCGCCTGGAACTGCGGATGCGGATCGCCCTCAGCACCGATTCAGAGCATCTCGGCGAGGCTCTCAACGAGGCGGTGATCGTCACCGCACGCCCGGCCAAGATGCTCAGGTTCACCATCGTCATCGACGGCGTGGAGGTGGAGGAGTTCAGGGCCGACGGCCTCATCGTCGCCACGCCGACCGGTTCGACGGCCTATGCGATGAGCGGCGGCGGACCGATTGTCGACCCCAAATTCGACGGCTTCCTCCTGGTCCCCCTCGCCCCGTACATGCTCTCCTCCCGCCCGCACCTCATCGACAGCAGCCGCGACCTGAAGATCAGGCTGGAGAGCGCGAAACCGGCCCAGATCGTACTCGACGGCCGCGGCAGTGTCCCGATCGGCACCAACGTCGAACTCACGGTCAGGCGGGCCGAGAACCCGGCGGTCTTCATCGATGCCGGGAAAAATTTCTTCCTGAAGGTGCGTGAGAAACTCCATTCTCTCTAA
- a CDS encoding DUF169 domain-containing protein: MEDIRTTIDYAAVSESLKTNLGLSGSPVAVKFVRTEEEIPEGVGALDETTRHCQMVSLARKEGKIFYATVDKHSCSGGAWALGLKDLTPSLKSGEFYFKLGKFDTWAACKRTIDQIPHLESGTTYATMYAPLEKTPFTPTVVLIVAEARVMLKLAQAVLYKLGGRVEANFSGIQSVCADTAAQTYLNGKVNFSLGCDGSRKFSGIEDGEMVMGIPVELLPEIAEALPIVTGAPGSVKK; encoded by the coding sequence ATGGAAGACATAAGAACCACGATTGATTATGCCGCAGTCTCTGAGAGCCTGAAAACAAACCTTGGCCTCTCAGGTTCGCCGGTTGCGGTCAAGTTCGTCCGGACGGAGGAAGAGATCCCGGAGGGCGTCGGAGCGCTCGACGAAACCACCCGCCACTGCCAGATGGTCAGTCTGGCCAGGAAGGAAGGGAAGATCTTCTATGCAACCGTCGACAAGCACTCGTGCTCGGGCGGCGCCTGGGCCCTGGGGCTCAAGGACCTCACCCCGAGCCTGAAGAGCGGCGAGTTCTACTTCAAACTCGGCAAGTTCGACACCTGGGCGGCGTGCAAGCGGACCATCGACCAGATCCCGCACCTCGAGTCAGGGACGACCTATGCCACGATGTACGCCCCGCTCGAGAAGACGCCCTTCACCCCGACGGTCGTCCTCATCGTCGCCGAGGCCAGGGTAATGCTCAAACTCGCCCAGGCAGTGCTGTACAAACTCGGCGGCAGGGTCGAGGCGAACTTCTCCGGCATCCAGTCGGTCTGCGCCGACACCGCCGCCCAGACCTACCTTAACGGGAAGGTGAACTTCTCGCTCGGGTGCGACGGGTCCAGGAAGTTCTCCGGGATCGAGGACGGCGAGATGGTCATGGGCATCCCGGTCGAACTCCTGCCCGAGATCGCCGAGGCGCTCCCGATCGTCACCGGCGCACCTGGCTCGGTGAAGAAGTAA